The sequence GGGTCATTCAGATCGACCTGCCATTTACTGTTTGGGAGGGCATCTAGTTTTGGTGTGACGGTTTCGATGCATCCGCCACATTTGATATTGGTTTTTAACTGAATCATGAATTTGTATGTTTACA comes from Echinicola vietnamensis DSM 17526 and encodes:
- a CDS encoding heavy-metal-associated domain-containing protein; its protein translation is MIQLKTNIKCGGCIETVTPKLDALPNSKWQVDLNDPKKTLTVTGDATETEVKTALEAAGYHGEPI